One window of Puntigrus tetrazona isolate hp1 chromosome 14, ASM1883169v1, whole genome shotgun sequence genomic DNA carries:
- the nxt2 gene encoding NTF2-related export protein 2: MASTVDFRTLVDQSCRYSDEFVNIYYDCMDKRRRNLTRLYLDKATLVWNGNAVTGHDALSEFFESLPSSEFQVQSLDCQPVHEQATQGQMTLLVVTAGSVKFDGNKQRFFNQNFLLTAQASPNSDQPVWKIASDCFRFQDWAN, from the exons ATGGCTTCGACTGTG GACTTCAGGACTCTGGTCGATCAGTCGTGCAGATACTCGGACGAGTTCGTCAATATCTATTACGACTGCATGGACAAGAGAAGGAGG AATCTGACGAGGCTGTATCTGGACAAAGCAACGCTGGTGTGGAATGGAAACGCTGTCACGGGTCACGATGCTCTCAGCGAGTTCTTCGAGTCTCTCCCTTCCAGTGAATTTCAAGTGCAATCTCTTGACTGCCAGCCCGTGCACG aACAAGCAACTCAAGGCCAAATGACATTGTTGGTGGTTACAGCTGGCTCAGTGAAGTTCGATGGAAACAAACAGAGATTCTTCAACCAGAATTTCTTATTAACCGCCCAAGCCTCTCCTAACAGCGACCAGCCCGTGTGGAAGATCGCAAGCGATTGCTTTCGCTTTCAGGACTGGGCGAACTGA